A portion of the Candidatus Krumholzibacteriota bacterium genome contains these proteins:
- a CDS encoding ABC transporter permease — protein sequence MFVFEALKMALSAIKAHKFRSLLTMVGIIAGVASIIAVMTGISVVQTSIEKEISVLGTQTFQVQKQAAAGAISEAERRKIQQRRPTTIEHANAIREQVKSVDLVGPELWGYNHIASYRDKKTNNNLMICGGSPEYTTNNTHYVEFGRNLSQEDVKVGRNVVLLGFGVAQELFPWTDPLNKTIKIDGRKFRVVGVLEDKSSAIGGRFNQYLIIPISRFVKTYGLRAPDGMERSVNITVRARTPDLLQQALDETRVVMRKERGLRPHEEDDFTIFTNDSNIKTFNDTTASIKAGSFMIGIIALIVAGIGIMNIMLVSVTERTREIGIRKALGARRRNILLQFLMEAVILCNIGGIIGVALGFALGNIISVVTDFSAHIPFEWTIVGIIFCTAVGVGFGFWPAMRASKLDPIDALHYE from the coding sequence ATGTTTGTCTTTGAAGCGTTGAAAATGGCACTGTCGGCGATAAAAGCTCACAAGTTCAGATCGCTTCTGACGATGGTCGGGATAATCGCCGGCGTCGCTTCGATTATAGCGGTGATGACAGGTATCTCGGTTGTTCAGACGTCGATCGAAAAAGAGATCAGTGTCCTTGGCACACAGACATTTCAGGTGCAGAAGCAGGCTGCCGCCGGGGCTATCAGCGAAGCGGAGAGACGGAAGATCCAGCAACGCCGCCCCACGACGATAGAACATGCCAACGCGATCCGCGAACAGGTGAAAAGCGTCGATCTGGTAGGGCCTGAACTCTGGGGATATAATCATATAGCGTCTTACAGGGATAAAAAGACGAACAATAATCTTATGATCTGTGGCGGGTCCCCCGAATATACGACTAACAATACGCACTACGTCGAATTCGGGAGAAATCTGTCCCAGGAAGATGTCAAGGTGGGAAGAAATGTTGTTCTGCTCGGCTTTGGTGTCGCGCAGGAGCTTTTTCCCTGGACCGATCCCCTGAACAAGACAATCAAGATCGACGGACGCAAATTCAGGGTCGTCGGGGTCCTCGAGGACAAGAGTTCGGCTATAGGCGGCCGTTTCAACCAGTACCTGATAATCCCGATATCGAGGTTCGTTAAGACATATGGACTGCGTGCTCCTGACGGGATGGAGCGTTCGGTCAATATAACGGTCAGGGCGAGGACTCCTGATCTGTTGCAGCAGGCCCTCGATGAGACGAGAGTAGTGATGAGAAAGGAGAGAGGCCTGAGACCTCACGAGGAGGATGATTTTACGATCTTTACAAATGATAGCAATATAAAGACTTTTAATGATACAACGGCAAGTATCAAGGCGGGCTCTTTCATGATAGGGATCATCGCGCTGATCGTCGCCGGTATAGGAATAATGAATATCATGCTTGTCTCGGTGACCGAGCGGACGAGAGAGATCGGGATCAGGAAAGCGCTTGGAGCCCGCCGCCGCAATATATTGCTTCAGTTTCTTATGGAAGCTGTCATCCTCTGCAATATAGGAGGTATTATAGGAGTCGCCCTGGGATTTGCACTGGGGAATATCATAAGTGTCGTGACCGATTTTTCCGCCCATATACCTTTCGAATGGACTATCGTCGGTATAATCTTCTGTACAGCAGTCGGGGTCGGTTTCGGATTCTGGCCGGCGATGCGCGCTTCAAAGCTCGATCCGATCGATGCTCTGCATTATGAATAG
- a CDS encoding NifB/NifX family molybdenum-iron cluster-binding protein, giving the protein MKVAITIWNGRVSPVFDSACRLAVMDIGEKGDISSREFDVSTLSLAERKGQLEALGIDILVCGAISNRQAQLIESLGISIIPWVSAGISEVVTALSSGSIGEMDFLMPGCRRRGRCQRRGRADSFAGRRRRKE; this is encoded by the coding sequence ATGAAAGTAGCAATTACAATATGGAATGGTCGTGTCTCACCTGTATTCGATTCAGCCTGCAGGTTGGCTGTAATGGATATAGGCGAAAAGGGCGATATTTCAAGCAGGGAATTCGATGTAAGTACTCTCTCCCTTGCTGAAAGGAAAGGGCAGCTCGAAGCGCTGGGGATAGATATCCTTGTCTGCGGTGCGATATCAAACAGGCAGGCACAATTGATCGAATCTCTCGGGATCTCGATAATCCCATGGGTTTCGGCAGGTATCAGCGAGGTAGTTACCGCACTTTCGAGCGGTTCTATCGGAGAGATGGATTTTCTTATGCCGGGATGCCGGCGAAGGGGTCGCTGCCAGAGAAGGGGCCGAGCAGATTCCTTCGCGGGGAGAAGGAGAAGAAAGGAGTAA
- a CDS encoding DUF1722 domain-containing protein, which produces MRIWDIDPGYLSRQSLLGEHRELHAIVSIIVNGKKGYSKHPETLRWNRYGWALRSRHGLLSSEMQLRGFREKTPVRTRSNKGIWPPVFIDEPFDQYLILMKKYQEAGGGRIELPRSAGMLWSHHKYSVMARNIDLYREIGRKVAAGNTSARHRILARELVLILRERPGQGGIRNALEHMWGYVSDIYDGDASGISRWSMKGLLGKIRRLAVSGNKKYLISSTALGELGAWIDQRGAGLKAPVLFKGEK; this is translated from the coding sequence ATGAGAATATGGGATATCGATCCCGGGTACTTAAGCCGCCAGAGCCTCCTTGGTGAACACAGGGAACTTCATGCAATAGTATCTATAATCGTAAACGGGAAAAAGGGCTATTCAAAGCATCCGGAGACGCTTCGCTGGAATCGTTATGGCTGGGCACTTCGGTCCAGGCACGGGCTCCTGTCATCGGAGATGCAGCTGAGAGGTTTCAGGGAGAAGACTCCGGTCAGGACAAGAAGCAACAAGGGTATCTGGCCACCGGTCTTTATAGATGAACCTTTCGATCAATATCTTATTCTCATGAAAAAGTATCAGGAGGCAGGCGGCGGGAGGATAGAGCTTCCCCGGTCAGCCGGCATGCTGTGGTCTCATCATAAATATTCTGTCATGGCCAGAAATATAGATTTATACAGGGAGATCGGAAGAAAGGTCGCTGCTGGAAATACCAGCGCCCGTCATCGGATCCTGGCCAGAGAACTCGTTTTGATTTTGAGAGAAAGACCCGGGCAGGGAGGCATAAGAAACGCTCTTGAGCATATGTGGGGGTATGTCTCCGATATATATGACGGTGACGCGTCCGGGATCAGTAGATGGTCGATGAAGGGTCTTCTTGGTAAGATACGCAGGCTGGCTGTCAGCGGGAACAAGAAGTATCTGATCTCTTCAACGGCGCTCGGTGAGCTCGGGGCGTGGATCGATCAGCGGGGCGCAGGTCTCAAAGCGCCTGTTTTATTCAAAGGAGAAAAATGA
- a CDS encoding aminotransferase class I/II-fold pyridoxal phosphate-dependent enzyme: MKDIREKSKDTQCVHSSLIPDKTGTVVTPIYQTSTFSFRNADHGADLFAGREKGYIYTRLANPTVESVEQSVAILEGGFGGIGCGSGMAALHLAFASILHSGDHVICSESVYGPVVGLLKEQFGNFGISATFVDTTDLNAIKDAIRPETSLIHIETPGNPTMAVSDIAAIADIAHSNDARLTVDNTFMSPILQRPFKHGADIVIHSMTKFINGHADVVAGMVVAKDEESYRHIRRMSNAFGGTIDPFNSFLVARGIKTLSLRVKHQSRSAEKVAGFLDSHPKVDRVMYPGLKSHPQYEIHKRQSDGPGALISFELKGGIKAGKILMDSLHLCVLAVSLGGVETLIQHPAAMTHASMAPEIRKQAGITDGLVRISIGIEDVDEILADLTQGLEKI; this comes from the coding sequence ATGAAGGATATCAGAGAGAAGTCGAAGGATACGCAGTGTGTGCATTCGAGCCTTATTCCAGACAAGACGGGAACAGTAGTTACTCCCATATACCAGACTTCGACATTCAGTTTTCGCAACGCTGATCATGGAGCAGACCTCTTTGCCGGCAGGGAGAAGGGATATATCTACACGAGACTGGCTAATCCCACTGTCGAATCGGTAGAACAGTCTGTAGCGATCCTTGAGGGTGGATTCGGAGGTATCGGATGCGGAAGCGGTATGGCAGCGCTCCACCTTGCCTTTGCTTCGATCCTTCATTCGGGTGACCATGTGATCTGCAGCGAATCGGTCTACGGTCCAGTCGTGGGCCTGTTGAAAGAACAGTTCGGCAACTTCGGCATATCCGCCACTTTTGTTGATACTACCGATTTGAATGCCATCAAAGACGCGATCAGGCCGGAGACATCGTTGATTCATATCGAGACTCCTGGCAATCCGACAATGGCTGTCTCAGACATCGCGGCGATCGCCGATATCGCGCACTCAAATGATGCCAGGCTGACAGTCGATAATACCTTCATGAGCCCTATCCTCCAGAGGCCGTTCAAACATGGAGCTGATATAGTGATCCATTCGATGACAAAATTCATCAATGGACACGCCGACGTAGTGGCGGGGATGGTCGTGGCGAAAGATGAGGAGAGCTACAGGCATATAAGGCGAATGTCCAACGCATTTGGCGGCACGATAGATCCATTCAATTCTTTCCTCGTCGCCAGAGGTATCAAAACACTTTCGCTCAGAGTGAAGCACCAGAGCAGAAGCGCGGAAAAAGTGGCCGGATTCCTCGATTCACACCCGAAAGTCGACAGGGTCATGTATCCGGGCTTGAAATCCCATCCTCAATATGAGATACATAAGAGACAGTCCGATGGTCCCGGGGCGCTGATAAGTTTTGAGCTCAAGGGAGGGATCAAGGCAGGAAAGATCCTTATGGATTCACTTCATCTCTGCGTACTGGCTGTCAGTCTCGGCGGCGTTGAGACACTTATCCAGCATCCGGCGGCGATGACCCACGCGAGCATGGCGCCGGAGATAAGGAAACAGGCGGGGATCACCGATGGACTGGTCAGGATATCGATAGGGATCGAGGATGTCGATGAGATACTGGCCGATCTTACGCAGGGCCTGGAAAAGATATAA
- a CDS encoding P-loop NTPase — MSGKPDQEKLNKRMGLIRHKVLVLSGKGGVGKSTVAVNIAVALASAGKKVGLLDVDIHGPSIPKMLGIENMSLEGSKEAIRPFEVGDNLRVMSLGFLLRHSDEAVIWRGPMKMGVISQFLSDVEWGELDYLVIDSPPGTGDEPLSVAQLIPDADGAVIVTTPQSVALIDVRKCVTFCRQLNLPVLGVVENMSGFVCPHCGEHTDIFTSGGGKEMAEDMGIPFLGSVPVDPEVTLAGDSGQPFILSHPETETGKLFSALITPLLLLKKRVMTGKPSTCGSCTSCDDGKGRMKIAVPVDNGAVSAHFGHAQKFMFYEIDCSDNSIVSALEKVPPPHEEGVIPKWLKGEEANLLITGGLGAKARQLFDQYGIDVVTGAPQEEPARVVGLYLNGDLSTSANACGHEDGGGCGSGGGCGGH; from the coding sequence ATGAGCGGGAAACCCGATCAGGAAAAATTGAATAAAAGAATGGGCCTTATCAGACACAAGGTCCTTGTTCTTTCGGGCAAGGGTGGAGTCGGAAAGAGCACGGTCGCGGTAAATATTGCGGTCGCCCTTGCTTCCGCCGGAAAGAAAGTAGGACTTCTCGATGTCGACATTCATGGACCGAGCATCCCGAAGATGCTTGGAATCGAGAATATGAGCCTTGAGGGGAGTAAAGAGGCGATAAGACCTTTCGAAGTAGGAGATAATCTGCGTGTCATGTCTCTTGGTTTTCTTCTCAGGCATTCCGATGAAGCGGTGATATGGAGAGGGCCGATGAAGATGGGTGTAATAAGCCAGTTTCTTTCCGACGTCGAATGGGGTGAACTTGATTATCTCGTGATCGATTCTCCTCCGGGGACCGGAGATGAACCTCTGTCGGTAGCGCAGCTGATTCCTGACGCCGATGGAGCGGTGATCGTGACTACACCTCAGAGCGTTGCCCTGATAGATGTAAGGAAATGCGTGACTTTCTGCAGGCAGTTGAATCTGCCGGTCCTTGGTGTGGTAGAGAATATGAGCGGTTTCGTCTGCCCGCACTGTGGCGAACACACCGATATCTTCACCAGCGGTGGTGGTAAGGAAATGGCAGAGGATATGGGTATCCCGTTTCTTGGCTCGGTGCCGGTGGACCCTGAAGTCACTCTCGCCGGAGACAGCGGCCAGCCCTTTATTCTAAGCCATCCGGAGACCGAGACGGGAAAGCTTTTTTCCGCCCTGATAACTCCTCTGCTTTTGCTTAAAAAAAGAGTTATGACGGGGAAACCTTCGACATGCGGAAGCTGCACGTCATGCGATGATGGCAAAGGGAGGATGAAGATAGCTGTACCGGTGGATAACGGAGCGGTAAGCGCGCATTTCGGGCACGCGCAGAAATTCATGTTTTACGAGATAGATTGTTCCGACAACAGCATAGTATCGGCTCTCGAAAAGGTGCCCCCTCCGCATGAGGAGGGCGTGATTCCGAAGTGGCTTAAAGGTGAGGAAGCGAACCTGCTTATCACCGGTGGTCTTGGAGCAAAAGCGAGGCAGTTGTTCGATCAGTACGGCATCGATGTCGTGACGGGAGCTCCGCAGGAAGAACCGGCCAGGGTCGTCGGCCTTTACCTCAATGGAGATCTTAGTACGTCGGCTAACGCCTGCGGGCATGAGGATGGGGGAGGATGCGGAAGCGGGGGAGGATGCGGAGGGCACTGA
- a CDS encoding sigma 54-interacting transcriptional regulator, with the protein MTSNTDIILDSITDGVFTVGLDWRVTSFNAAAERITGISRDDAIGKFCAEVFKTTVCESNCVMRRTMENGQPVIDEEIVIVRSDGETVTVSVSTALLRDRGGKVIGGVETFRDLSVIKELRSALEGQHSFQDIISRSHLMRRLFDIMPEIAESESTVLITGASGTGKELFARAIHDLSERKKKPIVTVNCGALPDSLLEAELFGYKAGAFTDAKKDRPGRFAVAEGGTVFLDEIGDLSPATQVKLLRVLQEKVYEPLGSTVTVKADIRVITATNRDLESMVRKGTFREDLYYRINVVKLDIPPLKKRREDIPLLTDHFICRFNRLRNRNISGVSARVMAILMQHDFPGNVRELENIIEHSFILCRQGTIKVDALPEYLRPLTGAGGSGTIDDLRELEGRFLVDALRRNGWNRSAAAEELGIHKTTLWRKIKRLGIELPPGDGRSNKAADK; encoded by the coding sequence ATGACATCAAATACAGATATCATACTTGACAGTATAACAGACGGAGTCTTTACCGTGGGGCTTGACTGGAGGGTGACCTCTTTTAACGCTGCCGCGGAAAGGATTACCGGGATCAGCCGCGACGATGCTATCGGCAAGTTCTGCGCCGAGGTCTTCAAAACGACAGTCTGCGAGAGCAACTGCGTCATGCGAAGGACGATGGAAAACGGACAGCCGGTCATCGACGAGGAGATCGTGATCGTACGCTCTGACGGAGAGACCGTTACTGTCAGTGTTTCAACAGCGCTTCTCAGGGACCGTGGCGGCAAGGTGATCGGAGGGGTCGAGACTTTCAGGGATCTTTCGGTCATCAAGGAGTTGAGAAGCGCCCTTGAGGGACAGCACAGTTTTCAGGATATAATCAGCAGGAGCCACCTGATGCGCAGGCTCTTTGATATCATGCCGGAGATAGCGGAGAGCGAAAGCACCGTGCTTATAACCGGAGCGAGCGGTACGGGTAAAGAGCTTTTCGCGAGAGCGATACATGATCTGAGCGAAAGGAAGAAAAAACCTATTGTAACGGTAAACTGCGGAGCCCTTCCCGACTCGCTTCTTGAAGCGGAGCTTTTCGGTTATAAGGCGGGGGCATTTACCGACGCGAAAAAAGACAGACCGGGCAGGTTCGCCGTAGCCGAGGGAGGCACTGTCTTTCTCGACGAGATAGGAGATCTTTCGCCCGCGACGCAGGTGAAGCTTCTCAGGGTCCTGCAGGAGAAGGTCTATGAGCCGCTGGGAAGCACCGTTACGGTAAAAGCCGATATAAGGGTGATAACTGCGACAAACCGCGATCTTGAATCTATGGTAAGAAAGGGGACTTTCAGGGAGGATCTTTACTACAGGATAAATGTCGTGAAACTCGATATACCTCCACTGAAAAAGAGGCGAGAGGATATTCCCCTTCTGACGGATCATTTCATCTGCCGTTTCAACAGGTTGAGAAACAGGAACATCTCGGGAGTCTCGGCGAGGGTCATGGCGATTCTGATGCAGCACGATTTTCCCGGAAATGTCAGGGAACTCGAGAATATCATAGAGCATTCCTTTATACTATGCAGGCAGGGGACTATCAAGGTCGATGCACTCCCTGAATATCTACGGCCCCTGACAGGCGCAGGCGGCAGCGGGACGATAGATGATCTTCGAGAACTGGAGGGAAGATTTCTTGTCGATGCGTTGAGGCGCAACGGATGGAACCGCTCCGCTGCAGCGGAAGAACTGGGAATCCATAAGACGACCCTTTGGAGAAAGATAAAGCGTCTCGGGATCGAACTTCCTCCAGGGGATGGGCGAAGCAATAAGGCCGCCGATAAGTAG
- a CDS encoding ATP-binding protein — protein sequence MKELVIISGKGGTGKTSVAASFAGLAGRVVIADCDVDAANMHLVMAPVTRETTRFSGGKIALISPEICAGCGKCLDLCRYDAITEENGSYAIDKIACEGCGVCAYFCPAKAIEMVDDENGEWYISDTPYGPMVHARLGAGGENSGKLVTLVRNQARQIAKKNKTETILVDGSPGIGCPVIASITGADAVLVVTEPSMSGLHDLKRVVSIGRHFGARVLVAINKYDINLDMTDEILGFIKDEELELAGRVHYDIDVTLAQIAGKSVVEFSDGQAASDIREMWTNIALALELEE from the coding sequence ATAAAAGAACTGGTTATCATAAGTGGAAAGGGTGGGACAGGGAAGACAAGCGTGGCCGCTTCCTTTGCCGGCCTTGCCGGCAGAGTAGTGATCGCTGATTGCGATGTCGACGCGGCGAACATGCATCTTGTCATGGCTCCGGTCACCAGGGAGACCACCCGGTTCAGCGGCGGCAAAATAGCTCTTATTTCGCCTGAGATCTGCGCCGGATGCGGAAAATGTCTCGATCTCTGCCGGTATGACGCGATAACAGAAGAGAATGGATCATACGCAATCGATAAAATCGCTTGTGAAGGATGTGGAGTATGTGCATATTTCTGTCCCGCAAAGGCTATCGAGATGGTCGACGATGAGAATGGAGAATGGTACATCTCTGATACACCGTATGGACCGATGGTACATGCGAGGCTCGGCGCCGGCGGGGAGAATTCCGGGAAACTGGTCACTCTGGTACGTAACCAGGCAAGACAGATAGCGAAGAAAAATAAAACGGAGACGATACTGGTGGACGGTTCCCCCGGGATCGGGTGCCCGGTGATAGCGTCGATAACGGGTGCCGACGCTGTTCTTGTGGTGACTGAACCATCGATGTCGGGACTTCATGATCTTAAAAGAGTCGTAAGTATCGGCAGGCATTTTGGGGCCAGGGTGCTGGTCGCGATAAACAAATATGATATTAACCTTGATATGACCGATGAAATACTTGGCTTTATTAAAGACGAGGAACTGGAACTTGCCGGCAGGGTACATTATGATATCGATGTCACACTGGCGCAGATAGCGGGGAAAAGCGTCGTGGAATTCTCCGATGGCCAGGCAGCTTCCGATATCAGAGAAATGTGGACCAATATAGCCTTAGCTTTGGAACTGGAGGAATGA
- a CDS encoding class I SAM-dependent methyltransferase, whose translation MIWRLAQPAPEAIEEYKKYQAERDRIYLDHGIDKKGMAKFVIDAAEPFIGPVLDLGTGQGLTAIEIASRGHRVITVDISEKELCDAHMNAIAAGVDSRLEFQVVDNRTLPFEDDSFNLVTMVNVLHHLDDPDAALPEISRVLRRGGKLLISDFTETGFSILDGILGEEGRTHKKNTEETVDTISSKLGKYSLKCTIRDSRFHQYLMIAEKR comes from the coding sequence ATGATATGGAGACTGGCGCAACCCGCGCCTGAAGCGATAGAAGAGTATAAAAAATATCAGGCCGAAAGAGATCGGATATACCTCGATCATGGTATCGACAAAAAAGGGATGGCCAAGTTTGTCATAGATGCCGCCGAGCCATTTATCGGACCTGTCCTTGATCTTGGTACAGGCCAGGGTCTCACCGCGATAGAGATAGCCAGCCGTGGACATCGAGTGATTACGGTCGATATTTCCGAGAAAGAACTCTGTGATGCTCACATGAACGCGATCGCCGCGGGTGTCGATTCAAGACTTGAGTTCCAGGTCGTCGATAACAGGACGCTTCCGTTTGAAGATGATTCTTTCAACCTGGTCACGATGGTCAACGTACTACATCATCTCGATGACCCTGATGCGGCGCTTCCCGAGATATCGAGAGTATTGAGGAGAGGCGGAAAACTTCTGATATCCGATTTTACCGAGACAGGATTTTCCATACTCGACGGTATTTTGGGTGAAGAGGGAAGGACCCACAAGAAAAACACCGAAGAGACTGTCGATACGATCTCGAGTAAACTTGGAAAGTACAGCCTTAAGTGCACGATACGCGATTCAAGATTCCATCAGTACCTGATGATCGCCGAAAAAAGATAG
- a CDS encoding NifB/NifX family molybdenum-iron cluster-binding protein gives MKIAITSVGQSEKSEMDQRFGRAQYFMVYDTETGGYKSISNLSSASAAQGAGIKTSEMLSKEGVETVITGHCGPKAFSTLAAAKIKVVLSAQGKVNEVVGRYLAGELDETDGPDVQSHWT, from the coding sequence ATGAAGATAGCAATTACCTCCGTGGGGCAGAGCGAGAAGAGCGAAATGGACCAGAGGTTCGGCAGGGCGCAATATTTCATGGTCTATGACACTGAGACCGGTGGATATAAATCGATCTCAAACCTCTCATCTGCTTCCGCGGCGCAGGGCGCGGGGATAAAGACATCGGAGATGCTTTCAAAAGAAGGCGTTGAGACAGTCATCACCGGGCACTGCGGACCGAAAGCTTTCTCGACACTTGCTGCGGCGAAGATAAAAGTTGTTTTAAGTGCCCAGGGGAAAGTCAATGAAGTCGTCGGCAGATACCTTGCCGGAGAATTGGACGAGACAGATGGTCCGGATGTCCAAAGCCACTGGACCTGA
- a CDS encoding ATP-binding protein, giving the protein MKIAVASGKGGTGKTTVAVNLAARAGLRGESAIYVDCDVEEPNGHLFLKPEIEEIRRVEIPVPVIEDEKCNSCGECGKICHFNAIAMILDKVLLFPELCHGCGGCFHACPTGAITESPRDVGKIESGKAYIDAPDGRKVVEFIHGVLNLNEAMPVPVIRDIRKMIPEKKWVVIDAPPGNACSMVETVRGSDYALLVTEQTPFGLNDLELACRTVKELDVPVGVVINRSGTGYTGVSEFCAREGIEILAAIPESMEVARIYSRGDIIVNESGQFASVIDGLLKKLEERTGSAR; this is encoded by the coding sequence ATGAAAATTGCTGTGGCCAGTGGCAAGGGAGGGACCGGGAAGACTACTGTCGCGGTGAACCTTGCCGCGAGGGCAGGTCTTCGCGGCGAAAGCGCCATATATGTGGACTGCGATGTCGAGGAACCGAACGGGCATCTCTTTTTAAAACCGGAGATTGAAGAGATCCGGAGGGTGGAGATCCCTGTTCCGGTGATAGAGGATGAAAAGTGCAACAGTTGCGGCGAATGCGGGAAAATATGCCATTTTAACGCGATCGCGATGATCCTCGACAAGGTCCTGCTTTTTCCAGAGTTATGCCATGGTTGTGGAGGATGTTTCCATGCCTGCCCGACAGGGGCGATAACGGAATCTCCGAGGGATGTAGGAAAGATTGAAAGTGGAAAGGCGTATATTGACGCTCCCGATGGCAGGAAGGTCGTCGAATTCATTCATGGGGTACTCAATCTCAATGAAGCGATGCCTGTGCCTGTAATAAGGGACATACGAAAGATGATTCCGGAAAAGAAATGGGTCGTTATAGATGCTCCTCCTGGAAATGCCTGCTCGATGGTAGAAACGGTCCGGGGAAGCGATTACGCGTTGCTCGTTACTGAACAGACTCCTTTCGGATTGAATGATCTCGAGCTGGCTTGCAGGACTGTAAAAGAACTCGATGTCCCGGTCGGAGTGGTGATCAACAGGTCGGGGACGGGATACACCGGAGTAAGTGAGTTCTGCGCGAGAGAAGGGATCGAGATCCTCGCTGCTATTCCCGAATCGATGGAAGTAGCGAGGATATATTCTAGAGGGGATATCATCGTAAATGAATCAGGTCAATTTGCCTCTGTCATCGATGGACTCTTGAAAAAGCTCGAAGAAAGGACAGGGTCGGCTCGATGA
- a CDS encoding DUF5320 domain-containing protein → MPRGDRKGPAGEGPMTGRGAGYCSGNDQPGFMSAGSGMGLRRGGGPGAGRMNRFNAGQRTPGGRRSGRYGGYPGPRGYRYTEETAGDEKSMLSAEAEILQKELDAIKKRLESLNDKKK, encoded by the coding sequence ATGCCTAGAGGAGATAGAAAAGGACCTGCCGGGGAAGGCCCGATGACAGGACGCGGAGCTGGATATTGCAGCGGTAATGATCAGCCTGGATTCATGAGCGCGGGGTCAGGCATGGGACTGCGAAGAGGTGGTGGTCCTGGAGCAGGAAGGATGAATCGTTTTAACGCCGGTCAGAGAACACCAGGGGGAAGAAGATCGGGCAGGTATGGAGGATATCCCGGGCCGCGCGGATATCGATATACTGAAGAGACTGCCGGTGATGAGAAGTCGATGCTGAGCGCGGAGGCTGAGATCCTGCAGAAGGAACTCGATGCTATCAAAAAGCGCCTGGAATCATTGAACGATAAAAAGAAATAA
- a CDS encoding nuclear transport factor 2 family protein, which yields MKNHFVSALSLVVIFMSVASCGLENNGGEVERYKKEIVAAEKAFAAMAREKGVKEAFLAFAADSAVLNRGGRIIKGKKAIEEYFESQGEREVTLSWEPDFTDVSVSGDLGYTFGRYRYEETGQDGDMTVSEGIFHTVWKRQVDGRWLYVWD from the coding sequence ATGAAAAATCATTTTGTTTCGGCTTTGTCGCTCGTAGTGATCTTTATGTCAGTCGCGTCGTGCGGTCTGGAAAATAATGGAGGCGAAGTGGAAAGATATAAGAAAGAGATAGTCGCGGCGGAAAAGGCATTTGCCGCAATGGCCAGAGAAAAGGGAGTGAAAGAGGCTTTTCTTGCTTTCGCCGCAGATAGCGCCGTACTGAATCGTGGAGGCAGAATTATCAAAGGCAAAAAGGCGATAGAGGAATATTTTGAAAGTCAGGGTGAGCGCGAAGTGACACTTTCATGGGAACCTGATTTTACCGATGTCTCGGTCTCGGGGGACCTTGGGTATACTTTTGGGAGGTATCGGTATGAGGAGACCGGTCAGGATGGAGATATGACGGTAAGCGAAGGGATCTTTCACACCGTCTGGAAACGCCAGGTGGACGGCCGGTGGTTGTATGTATGGGATTAG